The following proteins are co-located in the Besnoitia besnoiti strain Bb-Ger1 chromosome Unknown contig00007, whole genome shotgun sequence genome:
- a CDS encoding uncharacterized protein (encoded by transcript BESB_073200), producing the protein MSRPSVPVVQPSLSSLLGSSSPASPSSCSASSPTSVCSPSSLASVPPSPCVPRRSPSASAVWLDCENPLQPFLQLLNEQKTASKTLERFCQDLAIAEEDLICALSKAKGIAADSCAPTYFREDARKHLQELDFFQEPPPPEAPVAHAPSSASFASSASFPSSSSFPSASSFSSSSSASLWLASSSAVEGRAERGDEALEEEPGERERHEDESETRQSRSERERARAALSAADASATAVCGAAGAGRGLAPDVGREETPEGGARGTGVAGEGDSSDPSAPRARLLHEASGVERGDSLDASACAADEEATAVSAACSLSGSFPLAACSAPQLGLRAAPPRLARSLSPSRPAASPASTAACPGSEFGWSLLEAHAPCEEVLCRVGRSLFLLVCGRLQQHAEARAAFLSLAKATASQQRLLLAEKARLEQLVPKLTASFRLASTRKARAFSRYAKAVADAEGAVLMRERLKTQNLNSASSAAPASAAASSHVLAASASPFAPLVVSASPPGSRHASAHASGADATEPRSESSPASAVPSARGKSGDGGARVARDRLSHAVVSPLLPQLQRQQQRASLLFQLYIQARREYGAASVATAKAATSLQAVVAHLCAEEQDFIEREFLRKQKATLVGLFRAIARLAAAEEKAERALEAALSEAQKELLPAVTRCLVSESERLAPQVFIRGSAETPPPGIEGEVTRTVGAASQGGDGRSEPAPDAGGKEGCREEDSCLWNGVEKEGEKREEANSGPSQLAERQGPVHLKSDPASAADGRKASGAPESGKDRETTAGEELSSLFADARSFCEPLRSSNRRMQSMLEVVRLVMQAFSSYHKALGAAAGSLPSASLSESPSLVAAAADPRRAASSPEAVPRGARASSAGGGRAEEGAAAASAPTTGAGWPSGRRAEPLLMAGCGSALLQACVAEVAEVCHTLETCCGEYLLCLLSESIAQQRSAIQKLSAAEDDMRRLLSSSRAAKAETLSQIAALAERVGAAETEGAERRSPRKDCDGRSPSARSSADTAPPRADAGTLGGDKERGNRDSGGGVDSPGASDPDTALPASASQPASSAAACLSRSASLELLQALTGNVADQEVIAAGRLKKLMKTICAGEAQRCSLLLLQSKAVHRSSIEAAAGAAAECRAAKQLADRARETRAFLRWLADVFPDVQRGALRRLETYRSERADKGDGADPGSMRSGGRRLESGDAEERHKKKEKKRRRGSRERRDRGDGEKRARSVGEGGKEAGRGEGAGPVESPSCPSLSRRTFSEASVATVPRSPLSCPVELSLGDRGLTRRSRSQVQSGDDLRSDRRRVRDRRRSRKADAPAGDETASSVSLPCAGRSPSPRHSASLRAPSPSSSALSLSPPPSTGERRRNSARGDAGGERGRPPVRALSSSFSAELGSPSPSSSPVFSFCSPLAKSPSSASLRDEKTRDSEDEKDASACREEGLEDASRTTLARPDEEPRGHRGDEGDRQRRREGDKQPSALVAAAARMKRVECAAVWWRDVVQISLPLSPPASSPSSASSSSTSCSTLASGSTCPSERPGTLGGESGPPKANAGAPESGAAAEEKAEREKKTAEDYEKELPVSAVMTLEEGVVKLECAALCDFDGSEFDALTSASSSAATHVPHVPRSRSFFFRRGDIVRVTVPVGPLWEGLDPRGVKGVFPASCVFVPADSVWAARPALQEKDRGTLERLVFDFFSSTRPGLAASAASASVGSGAADTEATAQREEKKGEAGDAKRRQRPALPCFSPRVSRVCPGSRLDTESESTGEFAEEETLSSSEPRRTSSTRAMQPPSFLPKGRLQPQRKKREATDEPGDKAAGDGKRDASACEEVRAGVDAAAAEPGLARSAEEVEDGGAQKAEETLQEQQQEREDDERRKAMYRKGFSESSCDMLKREAAHDGLLPGLAPRFEGDEDADRMLQLSRGERTMSLGVAAGSESLPTGDSATAAAAVASLSSYDRLHQEEFKQRIGLTEFVLQSYSCALSKRILLQGRLYVTQNTLAFFSFFNETTIFGLETVLIMKMKEIVAIRKKVNAFFFDNSIEIELTGDRRHFFATFLNRDKRAFSISSSREFSRGVESEACDTMEEISGVFGARDASVPLPSLFDSGRFASPAASGPTLPRVQAPPASSGDQRGAPVPPEESASEAGAQRRASASPCVFSSRKEVSASRSGSLACASTPPPRRSPFSASPFPSSFVASAATGSALCTREAVALAVRRAAVAVAVARQRRSEVSALSASACFAAAPPPPAAAPGLANEDAAPQRAEQEAAVESGAPASRLLASGLAKVLLPQARLVAEAQPDSCAREEAKMQSEPAGEKLRSRGTPPVDSLWEEGQATARGREEDTVKDPTDDAELRMMRIANRRSPTEGAGEGRSQQIQRESAQEGESEAGFGIDRKGNPSNTGTETTRAQAGEKEETAGLLSFPNLRDVAWGPSHVKDAAALSPKVPHFFSRIGVATAYSDLSSSSIGSQRHPSRGLSSACASPALVSSPRCSPPPSPCSFAAATSPPPAPAATADSSALPVPGHSAPPAPRAALLPTNGEVSAVACARQFSSPFAAPPRPSGLHALQPSELAGDLESRPAPDYSRRPPQKNGDRRASARTAVSGRHAESVAFASQAADAADSTTETTETTETESLRGISRGRDSERLATGRGGSEGDLKTRSQLSEWGGGKGVEASPFENQEKRGKPRREQDAYDFILALWEIHKRMVEHGLQDRLETPFCEGSPSEEREDGLEASSRDRAPSEFKSVRRFVAVKAESAAAFPADPGAADRLIDEAKRRILASRQAQAETARSEDATLREAANDERGNPTESGESVREECSQNGKEAERDDPTEEAKQACPSAPLRNVVPGEKYNMKLEEVLSILFVDLDNPKNPFFRSMEAQQASIGPPFPSWMPRLPLAARVSGASRERSDGATQDSEVGDRAEARAERQEEASWQADILELAKRRPSRELAYEMSLPVTTLNRLLGLPSRGNIEERHAVFMVSEACVVIEKDAYLHGLPLSDCFFTRVRYRLTALNAAARLSFFGGPLKDSERANGEREEEPAARDAALETPETQLDFEYEVVFVKSTFLQGKITSQGEAQVADTLAQFLQFSREALQAAVEADAAKASLALPGEPTEDARDASGGRSLRVLQSAAAVAVSAGGTAGAVRDGRAGRLPSSLVSAFSSPLRSLLASPSLVRAREQGSARWEEFMHLCRTLLSLSSLLAFAAKLLPSTPFEGLLLLLVCALYWRVAALENCLRDAEELSFPSADRNSLQ; encoded by the exons ATGTCGCGGCCGTCCGTGCCGGTAGTTCagccctcgctctcttctttgctcggctcctcctcgcccgcgtcgccttcgtcctgctctgcgtcgtcgccgacctcggtctgctcgccgtcctctctcgcgtcggTACCTCCGTCTCCGTGTgtgccgcgtcgctcgccctcggcttCTGCCGTCTGGCTGGACTGCGAGAACCCACTGCAGCCCTTTCTGCAGCTTCTAAACGAGCAAAAAACTGCTTCGAAGACGCTGGAGCGCTTCTGCCAGGATTTGGCGATCGCTGAAGAAGACCTGATCTGTGCCCtctcgaaggcgaagggGATCGCCGCAGACAGCTGCGCGCCCACGTACttccgcgaagacgcgcgcaagCACCTCCAGGAGCTCGACTTCTTTCAGGAGCCTCCCCCGCCCgaggcgcctgtcgcgcatgcgccgtcgagcgcgtcgtttgcctcctccgcctcgtttccttcttcgtcgtctttccCCTCTGCATCGTCTttttcgtcctcgtcttccgcgtccctCTGGCTGGCGTCGAGCTCGGCCGTGGAGGGAAGggccgagcgaggcgacgaggcgctggaggaagaacctggagagcgcgagcgccacgaagacgagagcgaaaCCAGGCAAAGCAGGAGTGAacgcgagagggcgcgcgccgctctgtcGGCGGCTGACGCCTCGGCGActgctgtctgcggcgcggcaggggcAGGGCGAGGGCTCGCCCCCGACGtcggccgcgaggagactccGGAGGGAGGAGCGAGAGGGACAGGGGTTGCCGGAGAGGGCGACTCGTCGGatccctctgcgcctcgcgcccgccttctTCACGAGGCTTCCGGGgtagagagaggagacagcctTGACGCCTCTGCATgtgccgccgacgaggaagccACGGCTGTCAGTGCTGCGTGTTCTCTGTCTGGCTCGTTTCCGCTCGCAGCttgctctgcgccgcagctcgggcttcgcgctgcgcctccgcgcctggcgcgctccttgtcgccgtcgcgtcccgctgcgtctcccgcctccaccgccgcgTGCCCAGGGTCGGAGTTCGGGTGGAGCTTgctcgaggcgcacgcgccgtgCGAGGAGGTCCTCTGTCGCGTGGGGCGTtcgctctttctcctcgtctgcggccgtctgcagcagcacgccgaggctcgcgcggcgttcCTCTCGCTAGCCAAGGCGACGGCCAGCCAGCAGCGGCTCCTgctggcggagaaggcgcggctggAGCAGCTCGTTCCGAAGCTGACGGCCTCCTTTCGCCTCGCGAGCACGCGAAAGGCCCGCGCTTTCTCGCGGTACGCGAaggccgtcgccgacgcggagggcgccgtcCTCATGCGGGAGCGCCTGAAAACCCAAAATCTCaacagcgcctcctccgccgcgcccgcctcggctgcggcctcctcgcacgtgctcgctgcgtcggcgtcgccgttcgcCCCGCTAGtcgtgtctgcgtcgccccccGGGAGCCGACACGCCTCGGCTCACGCGTCTGGGGCCGACGCCACGGAGCCTCGCTCTGagtcttcgccggcgtctgctgtcCCTTCAGCGCGAGGCAAGAGCGGCGATGGAGGCGCACGAGTGGCCCGCGACAGACTCTCCCACGCAGTGgtctcgccgctgctcccccagctgcagagacagcagcagcgcgcgagcctcCTGTTTCAGCTGTACAtacaggcgaggcgcgagtaCGGGGCCGCCAGCGTGGCAActgcgaaggccgcgacgtcgctgcaggcggtcGTGGCGCATCTCTGCGCAGAAGAGCAGGATTTCATCGAGCGCGAGTTCCTCAGGAAGCAGAAGGCAACGCTGGTCGGGCTGTTTCGCGCGATTGCGaggctcgctgctgcggaagagaaggcggagcgggcgctcgaggctgcgCTCTCCGAAGCGCAGAAGGAACTTTTGCCTGCTGTcacgcgctgcctcgtcagcgagagcgagagactcGCGCCGCAGGTCTTCATAAGAgggagcgcggagacgcccccTCCGGGGATCGAGGGTGAAGTGACACGCACAGTGGGCGCAGCGTCTCAAGGCGGCGATGGAAGAAGTGAGCCGGCGCCAGACGCAGGAGGAAAGGAGGGAtgccgagaagaagacagctgCCTGTGGAACGGAGTTGAAAAGGAGGGCGAAAaacgagaggaagcgaatTCGGGTCCTTCGCAACTCGCGGAGCGTCAGGGGCCGGTGCACCTTAAGTCAGATcccgcttctgcagcagacggaaggaaggcgagcggtGCTCCAGAGAGCGggaaagacagagagacaacgGCAG GCGAAGAGCTGTCATCTCtcttcgcggacgcgcggagcTTCTGCGAGCCCCTCCGCTCGAGTAatcgccgcatgcagagtaTGTTGGAGGTCGTCCGGCTGGTCATGCAGGCCTTCAGCAGCTACCACAAGGCGCTgggggccgccgcgggaTCTCTCCcctccgcttcgctctccgagtcgccgtcgctcgtcgcggccgcagcagatcctcggcgcgcggcgtcttcgccagAGGCCGTCCCTCgcggggcgcgcgcgtcttcagctggcggcgggcgagccgaggagggcgcggcagccgcttcgGCCCCCACCACCGGCGCCGGCTGgcccagcgggcgccgcgcggagccgctCCTCATGGCGGGCTGCGGCTCGGCTCTTCTGCaggcctgcgtcgcggaggTCGCGGAGGTTTGCCACACGCTGGAGACGTGCTGCGGCGAGTAccttctctgccttctcagCGAAAGCATCGCCCAGCAGCGAAGCGCCATCCAAAagctctccgccgcagaggacgacaTGCGCCGGCTGCTGAGCTCTTCCCGAGCTGCAAAGGCCGAGACGCTCAGCCAgatcgcggcgctcgccgaacGCGTCggtgcagcagagacagagggcgccgagcgacgcagtCCTCGCAAGGACTGCGACGGCCGCAgcccctccgcgcgctcaTCCGCGGACACAGCCCCGCCACGTGCGGATGCGGGGACGCTGGGCGGCGACAAAGAGCGCGGAAATCGAGACTCGGGAGGAGGCGTCGACTCCCCTGGCGCCAGCGATCCCGACACTGCCCTACCTGCCTCGGCCTCTCAgccggcgtcgtctgctgcggcgtgtcTGTCGCGGTCAGCGTCTCTCGAGTTGCTGCAGGCGTTGACTGGAAACGTGGCGGATCAGGAGGTGATCGCGGCGGGTCGGCTGAAGAAGCTGATGAAGACGATttgcgcgggcgaggcgcaaCGCTGCAGTCTGCTTCTCTTGCAGTCGAAAGCTGTTCACCGCTCAAGcatcgaggccgcggccggcgcggctgcggagtgtCGCGCAGCCAAACAGCTTGCGGATCGCGCTCGGGAGACGCGGGCCTTCCTGCGCTGGCTCGCCGATGTCTTCCCCGACGTCCAGCGTggcgccctccggcgcctggAGACCTACCGGAGCGAACGCGCGGACAAAGGGGACGGCGCGGACCCGGGGAGCATGCGGAGTGGGGGTCGCCGACTCGAGtctggcgacgcggaggagcgacacaagaagaaggagaagaagaggcgcaggggaagccgcgagagacgcgaccgcggagacggagagaagcgcgcgcggagcgtcggcgagggcggaaaAGAGGCAGGGCGCGGGGAAGGCGCAGGACCTGTTGAGTCTCCATCGtgtccttcgctctcgcggcgaaCGTTCTCTGAGGCGAGCGTCGCCACGGTGCCCAGGTCGCCGCTGTCGTGTCCTGTGGAGCTGAGCCTCGGAGACCGTGGCCTCACTCGTCGCTCACGCTCGCAGGTCCAGAGTGGCGACGACTTACGCAGCGACaggaggagagtgcgcgaCAGGAGGCGCTCAAGAAAGGCCgatgcgcctgcaggcgacgagacAGCGTCCTCCGTCTCTTTGCCCTGCGCTGGCCGCTCGCCCAGTCCAAGGCACTCCGCTTCCTTGCGTGCcccttcgccctcgtcttccgcgctctcgctgtctcctccgccgtctaccggggagcggcgccgcaactccgcgcggggggacgcgggcggcgagcgcggccgccccccgGTGCGCGCGCTGTCGTCGAGCTTCTCAGCCGAGTTgggctcgccttcgccttcttcgtcgcctgtCTTCTCGTTTTGCTCTCCTCTCGCAAagtctccctcctctgcgtcccttCGCGATGAAAAAACTCGAGACAGTGAAGACGAAAaggacgcgagcgcctgccgAGAAGAGGGCCTGGAAGACGCGAGCCGCACGACGCTCGCGCGACCAGACGAGGAGCCCAGAGGACACAGAGGGGACGAAGGGGATagacagagacgccgcgagggagacaAACAACCGAGCGCCCTcgtggctgctgcagcccgaATGAAACGCGTTGAATGCGCAG CAGTCTGGTGGCGCGACGTGGTGCAGATTTCGttgccgctctcgccgcccgcttcctctccctcgtctgcctcctcgtcgtcgacgTCCTGCAGCACGCTCGCGAGCGGCTCCACCTGTCCCTCGGAGCGGCCGGGGACCTtgggcggcgagagcgggccgccgaaggcgaatgcaggcgcgccggagtcgggcgcggctgcagaagagaaagccgagcgcgagaagaaaacggcggAGGACTACGAAAAGGAGCTCCCGGTCTCGGCGGTCATGACACTCGAGGAAGGGGTCGTCAAGCTC gagtgcgcggcgctctgcgacTTTGACGGCTCGGAGTTCGACGCGCTCActtcggcctcctcgtctgccgcgacACACGTGCCTCACGTcccccgcagccgctcgttcttcttccgccgggGCGACATCGTGCGGGTCACAGTCCCCGTGGGGCCTCTCTGGGAAGGGCTCGACCCTCGAGGAGTCAAGGGCGTCTTTCCTGCGAG ctgcgtcttTGTGCCGGCGGACAGCGTCTGGGCGGCTCGCCCGGCGCTTCAGGAGAAGGACAGAGGCACTCTggagcgcctcgtcttcgacTTCTTTTCTTCCACGCGACCAGGCttggctgcctccgcggcctccgcgagtGTGGggtccggcgcggcggacactgaggcgacagcgcagagagaggaaaagaagggCGAAGCCGGCGATGCGaagcggcgccagaggccaG CGCTTCCTTGCTTTTcgccgcgtgtctcgcgcgtgtgccCCGGGTCGCGGCTGGACACGGAGTCGGAGTCGACGGGCGAGttcgcagaggaggagacgctctcctcctcggagccgcggcgcactTCCTCCACTCGCGCGATGCAGCCGCCGTCGTTCCTGCCCAAGGGTCGcctccagccgcagcggaaaaagcgcgaggcgaccgaCGAGCCGGGCGACaaagccgccggcgacggcaagagagacgcgagcgcctgcgaggaggTGCGCGCGGGGgtggacgcggcggccgcggagccgggGCTCGCGCGAAGCGCTGAGGAGGTGGAGGACGGAGGAGCCcagaaggcagaggagacgctccAGGAGCAACAgcaagagcgagaagacgacgaacgAAGGAAAGCCATGTACCGGAAGGGTTTCAGCGAAAGCAGCTGCGACATGCTCAAGCGCGAAGCTGCCCACGACGGACTCTTGCCTGGCCTCGCACCGCGcttcgaaggcgacgaggacgccgaccGA ATGCTTCAGCTTTCTCGAGGCGAGCGGACGATGAGTCTCGGGGTCGCTGCCGGCTCAGAGAGTCTGCCCACTGGCGACTCTGcgacggctgctgcagccgtgGCCTCGCTGAGCAGCTACGACCGTCTTCACCAGGAGGAGTTCAAGCAGAG AATTGGCTTGACGGAGTTCGTTCTGCAGTCGTACAGCTGCGCGCTCTCGAAGCGGATTCTGCTCCAG GGTCGGTTGTACGTGACGCAAAACACgctcgcgtttttctccttcttcaaCGAAACGACGATCTTCGGCCTCGAGACTGTGCTCATCATGAAGATGAAGGAGATCGTTGCAATTCG GAAGAAAGTAAACGCGTTTTTCTTCGACAATTCTATCGAAATTGAGCTAACTGGCGACCGGCGACACTTCTTCGCAACCTTCCTAAACCGCGATAAG CGCGCGTTTTCGATCTCAAGTTCTCGCGAGTTTTCCCGTGGCGTGGAAAGCGAGGCGTGTGATACGATGGAGGAGATCTCTGGGGTCTTCGGAGCGCGGGACGCATCCGTCCCTTTGCCGTCTCTCTTCGATTCCGGGCGATTtgcctctcccgccgcgagcggTCCCACACTTCCACGggtgcaggcgcctccggcgaGTTCAGGAGATCAGCGAGGTGCACCCGTGCCGCCTGAGGAGTCCGCTTCTGAGGCCGGCGCTcagcgtcgcgcctctgcatctccttgcgtcttttcttcgcgcAAAGAagtctctgcctctcgctcggGGTCTCTCGCCTGTGCTTCGACCCCTCCGCCCCGTCGTTCACCGTTTTCCGCGTCACCCTTTCCCTCGTCGTTCGTCGCGTCGGCTGCCACCGGCTCCGCGCTGtgcacgcgcgaggccgtgGCGCTGGCGGTCCGGAGAgcagccgtcgccgtcgccgtcgctcgccaaAGACGGTCGGAAGTCTCCGCCCtcagcgcgtccgcgtgcttcgccgcggcgccgccgccgcctgcggctgcccccGGTCTCGCgaacgaagacgcggcgccgcagagagccgaaCAGGAGGCAGCTGTAGAGTCGGGCGCCCCCGCTTCCAGGCTGCTCGCGAGCGGACTCGCCAAGGTGCTGCTTCCTCAGGCTCGCTTAGTAGCTGAAGCCCAGCCAGACTCATGCGCGcgtgaagaagcgaagaTGCAGAGCGAGCCGGCAGGGGAGAAGCTGCGGAGCCGCGGGACGCCGCCAGTTGACAGCTTGTGGGAGGAAGGTCAGGCGAccgcccgcgggcgagaggaggatACGGTGAAGGACCCAACTGATGACGCGGAGCTCAGAATGATGCGGATAGCGAATCGGAGATCGCCGacggaaggcgcaggcgaagggcgaTCGCAGCAAATTCAGCGCGAATCAGCTCAGGagggagaaagcgaagcggGCTTTGGAATCGATCGCAAAGGAAACCCGTCGAACACAGggacggagacgacgcgggcgcaggcaggTGAAAAGGAAGAAACTGCCGGTCTTCTTTCATTTCCAAATCTGAGAGACGTGGCCTGGGGGCCGTCGCACGTGAaagacgcggctgcgctctCGCCCAAGGTTCCTCACTTTTTCTCTCGGATCGGCGTCGCCACTGCGTATTCGgatctctcgtcttcgtccataggcagccagcgccacccctcgcgcggcctctcttctgcatgcgcgtctcccgcacttgtctcctcgcctcgctgctcgcctccgccttctccgtgCTCCTTTGCCGCTGCGACTTCGCCTCcccctgcgcccgccgcgacggccgaTTCGTCCGCGCTGCCTGTCCCCGGACACAGTGCGCCtcccgccccgcgcgccgctctgctgccGACGAACGGCGAGGTGTCTGcggtcgcgtgcgcgcgtcagttctcctcgccgttcgctgcgccgccacggcCGTCTGGCCTCCACGCGCTTCAGCCATCCGAGTTAGCAGGTGACTTAGAATCGCGTCCCGCTCCCGATTATTCAAGGCGACCCCCTCAAAAGAACGGAGAtcgtcgcgcttctgctcGCACGGCCGTCAGTGGGCGGCACGCGGAGTCTGTCGCATTCGCGTCTcaggccgcggacgcagctGACTCCACGAcagagacgacagagacgacagagacagagagcctGCGTGGAATCTCACGCGGTCGCGACAGCGAAAGACTCGCCacggggcgaggaggaagcgagggagATCTCAAAACCCGAAGTCAGCTGAGCGAATGGGGTGGGGGAAAAGGAGTGGAAGCGAGCCCGTTTGAAAATCAGGAGAAGCGAGGAAAACCGAGACGTGAACAAGAT GCCTACGATTTCATTCTCGCGCTTTGGGAGATCCATAAGCGCATGGTTGAGCACGGG CTCCAAGATCGACTCGAGACGCCGTTTTGCGAGGGAAGCCCCtctgaggagagagaggacgggctggaggcgtcgtcgcgtgatcgcgcgccgtcggagTTCAAGTCTGTCCGCCGCTTCGTCGCAGTTAAG gcGGAGAGTGCAGCTGCGTTCCCTGCCGACCCCGGAGCTGCAGATCGACTTATAGACGAGGCCAAGAGGCGAATCCTGGCGAGCAGACAAGCGCAGGCGGAAACTGCCCGCTCGGAAGACGCCACAttgagagaggcagcgaacgACGAGCGTGGCAATCCGACTGAATCTGGAGAAAGCGTGCGCGAAGAATGTTCACAGAATGGCAAAGAAGCAGAAAGGGATGATccgacagaggaggcgaagcaggcgtGCCCGTCTGCCCCCCTCCGCAATGTCGTGCCCGGCGAAAAGTATAACATGAAGCTCGAAGAAGTTCTCAGCATCCTCTTTGTGGACTTAGACAATCCGAAAAACCCCTTCTTCCG ATCCATGGAGGCACAGCAAGCGTCTATCGGGCCTCCGTTTCCCTCGTGGATGCCTCGGCTCCCTCTCGCCGCACGCGTCTCTGGGGCTTCTCGAGAGCGGAGTGACGGTGCCACACAGGACTCCGAGGTCGGCGAtcgcgcagaagcgcgagcagagcgtcaggaggaagcgagctGGCAAGCCGACATTCTGGAGCTCGCGAAAaggcgcccgtcgcgcgAGCTGGCTTACGAGATGAGCT TGCCTGTGACGACCTTGAACCGGCTGCTGGGGCTGCCTTCCCGCGGCAACATCGAGGAGCGCCACGCGGTGTTCATGGTGTCCGAGGCCTGCGTTGTCATCGAGAAAGACGCTTACCTCCACGGGCTGCCGCTGTCGGACTGCTTCTTCACTAGGGTGCGATACCGCCTCACTGCGTTgaacgcggctgcgcggctctcctTCTTCGGGGGCCCTCTGAAGgacagcgagcgagcgaacggggagagggaggaggaacCTGCCGCGCGTGACGCTGCGCTGGAGACGCCCGAGACGCAACTCGACTTCGAGTATGAAGTCGTCTTTGTCAAGAGCACGTTTCTTCAG GGGAAAATTACTTCTCaaggagaggcgcaggtCGCTGACACGCTCGCGCAGTTCCTCCAGTTcagccgcgaggctctcCAGGCAGCCGtcgaggcggacgcggcgaaggcgagcttGGCTCTCCCAGGCGAACCGACAGAAGACGCACGAGAC GCTTCTGGCGGCCGTTCTCTTCGCGTTTTACagtccgccgcagctgtcgcgGTGTCCGCGGGGGGGACGGCAGGGGCGGTGCGTGACGGTCGCGCGGGGCGACTGCCCTCGTCCCttgtctctgcgttttcgtctccgctgcggtcTTTGctggcctcgccttcgctggtgcgggcgcgcgagcagggCTCGGCGCGCTGGGAGGAGTTCATGCATCTTTGCCGCACGCTGCTCAGCTTGTCGTCTCTCCTGGCTTTCGCTGCTAAGCTCCTGCCCTCAACGCCATTCGAAG gcctcctcctgctgctcGTTTGCGCCCTCTactggcgcgtcgccgcactcGAGAACTGCCTTCGGGATGCCGAAGAGCTCTCCTTTCCCAGCGCCGACAGAAATTCGCTTCAGtag
- a CDS encoding putative small GTPase Rab2 (encoded by transcript BESB_073210), with translation MSPYQYLFKYIIIGDTGKSIAALLKGSVGKSCLLLQFTDKRFRTDHDLTIGVEFGARLISIGGRQVKLQIWDTAGQESFRSITRSYYRGAAGALLVYDITRRDTFIHLTRWLDEVRQNSNPHMTIMLIGNKCDLERREVSFEEGAAFARQHGLIFLETSAKTAQNVDEAFILTARKIYENIQRGIYDLSNEAHGIKCGPINAYGGHPSSGEKRSASRKLHELCIHSKQTLRQPTHTPSLLRAVFPLFPSAEVAARVRRVSAPLNGAFQAPCVAFSEQHRALAEQRSASCC, from the exons ATGTCGCCGTATCAGTACCTTTTCAAATACATCATCATCGGAGACACAGGCAAGTCTATAGCTGCGCTGCTGAAAGGCA GCGTAGGCAAGAGCTGCTTGCTCTTGCAGTTCACGGACAAGCGTTTCCGCACAGACCACGATCTTACGATTGGCGTCGAGTTCGGTGCGCGACTCATATCCATCGGCGGCCGACAAGTCAAGCTGCAAATATGGGACAC GGCCGGTCAAGAGTCGTTTCGCTCGATTACGCGCTCGTACTAccgcggggctgcgggcgccctcCTAGTCTACGATATCACCAG GCGCGACACGTTTATCCACCTGACCAGGTGGCTGGATGAAGTCCGACAAAACTCGAACCCGCACATGACCATCATGCTGATCGGCAACAAATGCGACCTTGAGCGCCGGGAAGTGAGCTTCGAGGAAG GTGCAGCCTTCGCTCGTCAGCACGGCTTGATTTTTCTTGAGACCTCGGCGAAGACTGCGCAGAACGTAGACGAA GCGTTCATCTTGACAGCTCGAAAGATCTACGAAAACATCCAGCGAGGCATCTACGATCTCAGCAACGAGGCTCACGGCATCAAATGCGGGCCTATCAACGCGTACGGCGGCCACCCGAGTTCAGGTGAGAAGCGCAGTGCCTCTCGCAAACTCCACGAACTCTGCATACACAGCAAGCAGACACTACGGCAGCCGACACACAC TCCGTCTCTCTTGCGGGCTGTGTTTCCGCTGTTTCCTTCTGCGGAGGTtgctgcgcgcgtgcgccgcgtctcggcgccgtTGAATGGAGCCTTTCAGGCCCCGTGCGTTGCGTTCTCAGAGCAGCACCGCGCGCTGGCTGAGCAACGATCTGCGAGTTGCTGCTGA
- a CDS encoding uncharacterized protein (encoded by transcript BESB_073220) → MNQARTGTLFLFLSVHVPGLGVKTYGELGLEMLREEAADIWCHWAGQAV, encoded by the coding sequence ATGAACCAGGCGCGGACAGGGACTCTGTTTCTCTTTCTGAGCGTTCACGTGCCAGGTCTCGGGGTCAAAACGTACGGAGAGCTGGGACTTGAGATGCTCAGGGAAGAGGCTGCCGACATATGGTGTCACTGGGCAGGCCAGGCGGTCTAG